CTGTCGCGGCTCGAGCTCGAAGGCGTAAATGTCGGAGACCGCTGGGAAGAACTGGCCGATCTGAGTGCCGCGCGCACAGAGGATGGATGCCTGATCTTCGCAGACCTGCATTACCTGCTGGCCCTGACCGGGGATACCCGCGAAGACGCCATCTCGCGAATGCTGCACCGGATCAAACGCGATGCAGACATGGCCCAATGCGACACCACCCGCCGCATGGCCGACCCCGGACTGGCCGCCGCGCAAGGGCTCGAAGCCTTTGGCGAGGGGCAGTATGGCCAGGCCTTCGACCACCTGCTGACCGCGCGCGGCAGCATGCAGTTGGCCGGGGGCAGCCACGCCCAGCGCGACGTTTTCGAACGCATCACCATCGACGCGGGCCTGCGGGCCGGACGTCTGGATGCGGTCGAGCGAGTGCTGGACGACCGCCGCGCCAAACGCGGCGGCCACGAAGATACCTATGCCCTTGCCCGCCGGGCCTTGATCGAGGCGGGTCGCGACGATCGCAACATTCACAGCGTTCCCGCGGAATGACGAGTGATACAGAAGGACCAAGCACGTATGGCGACAATTTCGCCCGCCGCTGATTTCGCCCCCACCGCCACGGCGCCCCGCGCCGCGGCCACGGCTGCCAGAACCCGCGACCTGCGGCTGGATTTCTTTCGCGGAATCGCGATGTTCATCATCCTGGTGGCCCATATTCCGTTCAACCCCTGGGCCGGCTGGATTCCGGCGCGGTTCGGGTTTTCCGACGCGACCGAGATCTTCGTCTTCTGCTCGGGCATGGCCTCGGCCATCGCCTTTGGCGGCGCCTTTCTGAAACGGGGCTGGTGGATGGGCACCGCGCGCATCGCCTTCCGGATCTGGCAGGTCTATTGGGCGCATATCGGGCTGTTCTTCTTCACCGCCATGAGCATGGCGGCGCTGGACCTGTCGGGCCTGTTTGAAAAGAGCTATGTGGACGGGCTGAACCTGCAGCATTTCTTCGGCGATCCGATGCCGCAGATGCTGGGCTTGTTTACGCTTACCTACATTCCCAATTACTTCGACATTCTGCCGATGTATCTGGTGGTTCTGGCGATGATGCCGCTGATGATGGGGCTCAGACAGGTCGGGTTCTGGGCAATGGCGCTGGCTTCGGTGCTGATCTGGGCGGTGGCCCAGACTGGTGTGCTGGCATTGCCGGCGGAACCCTGGTCCGACCGGCAATGGTTCTTCAACCCGTTTGGCTGGCAGCTGTTGTTCTTTACCGGATTCGCCTTCATGCGCGGCTGGATCCCGGCGCCTCCGGTCAACAAGGCGCTGATCTGGGCGGCGGCGCTGTTTGTGGTGCTGTCGGCCCCGTTCGGCTCGTGGAAAGTGTTTCTGTGGGTCGATGCCTGGAACCCCACCGTCAGCGAGCCGATCCGCGCGACCTGGAAAGTGACCGGAGAGCTGCGCGACAAGACCGACTTCGCCTTGCTGCGCTATGTGCATTTCCTGTCGCTGGCCTATCTGGGCTGGGTCGTGGCGGGCGACAAGGGCGCGCGGTTGCTGCCGCAGGGTGATGGCGCGTTGGCGCGGGCCTGGCAGATGGTGCTGAACGTCATCCTCAAAGTCGGTCAGCAATCGCTGGCGGTCTTCGTCTTCTCTATGGCCGCCGCCCGACTGCTGGGCGTGCTGCTCGACATCGCCGGGCGCGACGCGCTCAGCGTTCTTGCCGTCAACCTGTTCGGCTTCGCCCTGATTACAGCGGTCGCCTATGGCGCCGCCTGGTTCAAATCGCATCCCTGGAAATCGCGCACATGATGCTGTCTCGCCGTTCCTTTCTGGCCTCTGTCTCGGTGCTGGCGCTGGTGCCGCGCGCCTTTGCCGCCGCCCCTGCCGAACCGTTCGAGCGCGCCATGGTGACCGCCCTGGCGCGCGATCTGGCATCGCGCCCCTATGCGCCGCGCCCCGGCGTGCCCGATCCCTGGCAGGCGCTGACCTATGAGCAATACCGCTCGATCCGGTTCCGCATCGACCACGGGCTGTGGGCAGGCACCGAAACCCCGTTCAGCGTCGATTTCTTTGCGCCCGGCCTCTATTTCCCGCGCGCCGTTCAGGTCGAGTCGGTCGAGGCCGGCATGACCCGCCCGGTCGCCTTCGAGATGGACATGTTCGACACCGGCCCCGAAGTGCCGCCCCTGCCTGTCGACGAGGCGCTGGGATTCTCGGGTCTGCGCCTGCGCACCGAGATGCACCGCCCCGGCGAGACCGATGAGTTCTGCGTCTTTCAGGGCGCCAGTTATTTCCGGGCCATCGGTCTGGGCGAGGCCTATGGCCTGTCGGCGCGCGGCCTCGCGCTCAAGACCGGCGATCCGATGGGCGAGGAATTCCCCGATTTCATCCGCTTCTGGCTGGAACGCCCCGAACCGGGCCAGCGCGCCATGGTCGTGCATGCGCTGATGGACAGCCCCTCGGTCACCGGTGCCTATCGGTTCGAGATCACCGCCGGCGAAGATACCGTGATGGAGGTCGAAGCGACCCTGTTCGCGCGCGAGGAACTT
The window above is part of the Ruegeria pomeroyi DSS-3 genome. Proteins encoded here:
- a CDS encoding OpgC family protein — translated: MATISPAADFAPTATAPRAAATAARTRDLRLDFFRGIAMFIILVAHIPFNPWAGWIPARFGFSDATEIFVFCSGMASAIAFGGAFLKRGWWMGTARIAFRIWQVYWAHIGLFFFTAMSMAALDLSGLFEKSYVDGLNLQHFFGDPMPQMLGLFTLTYIPNYFDILPMYLVVLAMMPLMMGLRQVGFWAMALASVLIWAVAQTGVLALPAEPWSDRQWFFNPFGWQLLFFTGFAFMRGWIPAPPVNKALIWAAALFVVLSAPFGSWKVFLWVDAWNPTVSEPIRATWKVTGELRDKTDFALLRYVHFLSLAYLGWVVAGDKGARLLPQGDGALARAWQMVLNVILKVGQQSLAVFVFSMAAARLLGVLLDIAGRDALSVLAVNLFGFALITAVAYGAAWFKSHPWKSRT